The DNA segment TAGAAAGGAGATGAGAGAGGAAACACATGACTGTGAATctcatacaaaaagaaaaaatcaaagtcatgtattttgttattttttggaCTAACACTAGCACTGGGTACTAATGCTaataatgatttagatgaggcatagtgttgtggcctgtcagcgccggcccctccagcagccaaatcagatgaggaggaggtgtgggagtcaggatcagcatcaaggcaacctgagagcaacctgagggggaagaggaagtggagctggcagagagagagacaggcggagcctgggccatccatcagccctcagatggcgaGTCAACAGCCCCAGGTCTGGAggaggctgatgaggaagaggaggaaccgtTGGGTCCACTTCCTGACATGCGGATGcggagaaggcagaggagaagaaggcagtggaaatccatgggccgatccttgggaaggaagagccactgctgctagcgaagccccaccctagttctggggataaaaggcagggggcggagatgaatagatgtggcagacaactattcatcttctgacttgttagcctgtggtgagagagaaactttttgcccagGCTGCAGGCGCTCCTAATAAAAGAATTTTTGAGTTAATTTCAGAGAGTTTGTTGTATTTGGGGAGCTGTGTCAGAACACGTAGTATTTAAAAAATGTGAAGAATGAATGGCCTATTTCTTTGGGGTCCATAAATCTCTTGGCATTCCATACATTGCTTGTTTTAATATTGACATTGTTGGCTCATTTTTCTCCCCAAAGTACTGATTTGAAACAGTCTCATAGATTTTGGATGCCATTCTTAGAATTTACGCAATCATAAGTGACAGGTTTTAATGGATAGTAAAAGAACATTGGCAGTACAAAATGTCCTGTTTCCAGATCAGAATTGATGCAAGGAATATCGCCAGTAATTTCTGATTATCCATTTGTGTGTTGCTCTTTTGCACAGCTAGAATTAAACCTATTTTTATTCAATTCTAAGCACATGTGACTTGTGACCTGTACATGTGTTAGAGGAAAATTATTGAACTTGGATGCAAAAAGGACTGGAAAGATTCTATGTTTCAGCTAACTGGAAATTTAAATATTCTGAACTTTCCCATTAACTGAATCTATTTAGTTCATGttcaaataagaaaaatattttccctgCATAATTTTGTAAATATAGCTTATTGCATCACATTTTGGGGATTGAATCTGAATCAGAATCTTGGTTTTTTTGTATGATTTTTATTATATACTACcaaatttgaaaatttgaaaagcCAGAATATTGGGAGGGGGAGTTATGCTGTTGTTTTGGTTGGGGACACATTAGAGTTGTAAACAGTATGTTGCAAGTTTAGATCTTTCTTTCCTGGGACTCTTACAGTTCTGCAGATCCATGTTTTACAGACCTGAATTAGCTAAGTCTATTATAAAACAAGCTTTTTTATTTGCAGAGGTGACCGAGAAGCTATACGAAAAATTGCTTATGAATTTGTGGAAATGAAAGCAAAGGAAGGTGTGATCTATGTTGAGGTGAGGTACTGCCCTCATCTTCTTGCCAATTGTGGAGTAGATCCTATCCCATGGGACCAGAAAAAGTGAGTTATTGTTTAAAATGCATAAGATAGCGCTTCCTTTTCTTGGCAATTTCCTAATGTACTTCatctcacagaattccccagctagcatggcagTTGCTGAGAGGTTTGGGAATATAAATTCACATCCCTggaaacacaaataaaaatatataaattacagtATTCTAAGAGGAACAATTAAATATTACTGGATGGCAGGTGAATATGCAGTTTTGTGACGAATGGCACACTGTATTTGCATTCAGTGAACATGCAGTAGTGATGTTGACAGTATAATGAGTGCATATCTTTTAATTTTTCATAGTATATAAGAGATTAATATACAGTTACATAGTTCACTAAAAGGTGGACATTTCTTTACTATTTTGTTCTTCTGGTTCAGTtcttctgattcttctgattcaGTTCTTCTGATTAACAGTTCTGTAATTTCcataaataatttgttttatcattttgCAGAAAATGacaaacaaaaaatataaacACAATGCAACTAAGATTAAGCATTTTATGCTCCAATCTTGTGAACTTCTTTTAGCTATAAATATTGCTCCATGTATTGATGCATGATATTATGATATTAATATCTTATTAATATCACTGGAATGTATTTTATGGCTTTACTGTCCAGTTTAAATCTAGTACTTTAAAGGATGGTTCATGCTTCAAATTTCTCACTTTGTGGGATCAATAATCAGAATAactgaataatagagttggaagggactttggtcttctagagatcttctagtccaacccccggctgaAGCAGAAGAGTCTATaaacgtgatggcgaacctatggcatgcgtgccacaggtggcatgcatagccatattggtgggcacgcaagctcagctctggcacgccAGCTGATTCTTGAACCTTTTGGGCCCACCGGCAGtatggaaacaggctgtttcctacctccagaggacctgggggggtggggaaggcccatttttcactgtcTCCAGGCTTCAGGGCCTTTCAAGGaggctgggagggtgaaaacgaccttccccccccctccagaggccggaaacagcccatttgccgactttcggtcccactggaagtcggcaaacgggctgtttccgatctctggagggcctccagggggttggggaaggtcgtttttgccctccccagcttcCTAGAAAGATTCTGAAGCCTGGAGACAGCGAAAAACAGACCTACCAGGCCCAAcctgccattgtgtgccaaaagcggggggagtggggggtcGCGCGCACATGCATGTGgcccatagaattatgggtgtgggcatgtgcgcaactcccccccactccccctacttttggcacatgatggcaaaaagattagccattactggcctgtaatatttcagacaaatggctgtccagtctctttttaaaagcctccagttacATTTGAAGGCAaacccttccactggttaattgttctcagtgctaggaaatttctccttagttctaggttgcttctctcctttttttcttgtcttgccttctggccaTTATGTATAAAATTACGTAGTAAATTGACCCTTCTGGAGAACTTTACAACACTTACATTTGTTTAGATGGAACTGTGAAGCATTATTTAACAACTAACTGCAAACTTAATTCTCAAACCAGTTTTGTAGGAAAACTTCTTGAAAGGTTAAAGGAGTCTAGAAGATTTACTGCCCATGTTTGTTGCAAATTCCTGCCAAGGCAGCCTGGCATGCTATATTTTGTTGTTAATTGGCTTATCTGAAATGTGAGTGCTGTCTCCATGTAGAAAAGAAACTATTCGCCCTATAATAAGGAAGGTTAAATAAAGCTGAATAACATTAGTAATatgattattaatatatattatgtataaatgttaataaacaatttcataacaattaataatctaatatatataatacactgattatttgttttacACAGGGGAGATGTTACTCCAGACGATGTAGTTAGATCTGTTAATCAAGGAttaaaagagggagaaaaggatTTCAACATCAAAGTCAAGTCTATTCTCTGCTGCATGCGCAACCAGCCATGTAATGTATAAGAGTTTACTGATAGTGCTgctctctctgtttttttctctgtcttcctccctcctcaCATTCAGTGTTCAGATTTAAATCTTTCTGTAATTTATCAAAAGAATATTATTTATCCCTAGTTGAGATAAAAGCAAGATTTCATAATGCAATATTGAAAATGATACCTCATATATCAACATAAAAGTTGTGATTAATGTTTAGGACTGTAGTTGCTCTGCAGTTACAATTGTCTGTGAGTTCTGCTCACATAACTGCAACATGTGGTTTCAAACTCCCAAACCCCTTAAGCTTCAGGACTTTTTAAGGACTCCTTACAGTCATTTGCTAACGAGATGGGtggcatttaaatttaataaacaaataaatttggaACCTACTTGGGGGTGTTTCCACATTAAAAGGTATGCACGATGTAAAAGAGTTTTGTGAATAAAACAAATGGCTCTGAACTGAAATAAGCACCTTAGTTGCTCCAGGTTTCAGCTGGGATGTTGTGAGATGAATAGGACAAGGCTCTTTGTGCTTTTCTCCTCTCACCTCCACATGCCTGTGTGCTGACACACCCGCAGATCTTTACACCACTTTTTCCCAAAGTGCTATGGTAGACAAATTTAGCCATTGATAAATAACTTACTTACTCATCATCTCCATTCTTAATTCAGGCATAGCATATCCAACTAGCCAACCCATCCATCTACTCAATTTAGACCTTAGAAACAGTGGCTAGGGGATGGTGGTGAAAGAAAGCTAATGGGAAGGCCAATGCCATGTGGCTGCTGTAATATATCCAACTGGTCAATTGTCTGTCCCCTGATCTTCCCAGTGATTTCTTTTCTCCATAACACTTCCCATGAccttgcctttccccccccccccaacatctcTATCCTAAAACACATTTGTTGGAACACATTCATTTGAGGCTCTTGTCTGAACAAAAGGCATGCTTTGGAATATAGCCAGTTTACTTGGTGCTTCTATGTAGCAATGGGTTATTTTTTAAGAAACTTGACGTTGCTCCTTAAAAGCTCTAATAGATAAATTAGTTGTGCCCGTATAACTCAATTCAATATATCTAATGATTGCAATGATAATCCTGCTGGATGCTGGTACACCAACCTTTCAGAATTAGATTGTCAGTGTGAAAGTTTTGGAAATCCAGGACAGGATTAATACAATCTATTTAGTGGAAAAAAGAAATTCCTATCTTTCTTGTTTGTAAAGATGGAAGTTTCAGTGATTGGAGTGAAGAATTTTAATGAACTAATTTTTATTTCTCAGAGTCACATTATTTTCTTATTTGATTGTTGCTATAACCCTACGTCTGCTCCAGTTATTCAGAACTGCAATTGGGCAGTAGTAGTTGCACTTTTATATAACAGTATATAGTAAAACTCCCAAAAATGTTTTCTCTAGAGAATATTTTCTCCAGCTCAGATAATTATTTAATAGTAATGTGTTCCTTTTAATACAGGCTTGCATTTGTATAGTGAGCTACTATCAATCTCATGATCATTTATAAATGGTCTGTAGACTATAgtcaataatttatattttagtcAATAATTTATATTGGCTGCAATACTTTCTgtaatactgtatattttttattttataattagatATTATATGAACTGCTTTGTTATTTGGTTAGCTTCTGTTTTAGAATATTGGTGAAATAATTTTTAACTGAAGATTAAACAATGTGAGAAAATTTATATTTGTtactttaaaattatatataaaacttCTTCATACATTAATAACCTTTCAGTAGAGAAAAAGTTAAGTTTTGACAACAGTGCATAAGTTTGGATATATAGACTATAGTTGACTCTATCTTGTATGTACCAAACCTGCACAGCATGCAAAACAGTGTGCCACAATTATGAATCTGTGTCCTTGGCTTGATTGTGCACTTTCCTTGAACAATTATCTAGTTAGAAATTCTAGGAAGTAGTAAAAGGTAATACTTTTACACTGTAGCATAGTTTATGGAGAGTCCTCAAACTCTTCTAGAAATTTCTATAATCATTCTAAAATGATAAAAACTAACCAGAAATAAACAATGTATCTTAAACATTGTAATTATTTGTGGCCATTCTGCTATTTACAACATCTGCTTGATCGCCACAGAAGCTGTCAAAGGGAAAGTCAACAAAATAATGTCATTTATGTGTAACCATTTTTGATTAATgattacaagtcttaaagcaagaCCTTCGattctgccaatttttttttataatgacccttatttatgtttttcttttcaggctggtctccagaaattgtggaactGTGTAAGAAGTATTGGAACGATACAGTGGTTGCTATAGACTTAGCTGGAGATGAATCGGTTATTGCGGCCTGTTCAGACCACCGAAAAGCTTACGAAGTATGTTCAGTTTTATAATCGTGCTCTTATTTTCAGCAACATTTAATGCTCCAAATCATTGTTCAGAACAAAATTTCTACTTCCCATGTGAAATACTAGAATACAATATCCAAATTTCAATTACAAGTAATGTTTCAGCCTCAAATGGAAAAATCTCTGCTTAAAACTCTGAGGAAAGGACTTATATGGTCACTCCTCTGTTTTagattttccttctatttatgcCTCTTACCGATACGTTTTAGAGTtgtgtttgtttaaaaatgatttggaagaaatCCTTTGGCTCTCACATACCGTTACGCTCTTTTGTTCCTTGAAACAGCCTGACTTTTCCAGATTTCGGCAGAGCCTGAAAAAAAGCTGTACTGTTTTTTTGTCACATTACTTTTAATGAAtcgatttttcttccttttccaagTCTGCATAGCCTTAGTACATATATCATCAGTAAGAACCTGGGACAAACATAATCTTTGAATTGGAAGAAGTAGGGGTTTTTATTCAAAATTACTTTCCCACATTTGAGGGTAACCTATTTCTCATTAGCCAATCTCTTCTAAGTAAAGATTATTCAGGGTGAGACAGCCATCCTGGCTGTCCCATTCAAAACACTTCCTTGTGTGGCCTTCATGGCATACAGTATCCTGTGTTTATTTCCTGTAGAGAAAAGTTGAATTAcatgttaatttttatttattagtttccaAAAGTACTAAAAATAtcaatcttctttctttttcattctaatGTGCTGATATTTTCTGCCATGACTATCAAATTTAGaagcaggagaccgtgagttcaaggCCCACATtagccaggaaagccagttggctgcctctgggccagtcactcactctcagcccaatccattttacaggattgttgttgtgaggaaaatagacctcaacttacaacagttcatttagtgaccactcaaagttaacaGTGGGACTGAAACCAGTGACTTACGGTTGTTTTTCACACTGAAATTGGAATAGGGGAACAACATTTGGGGAGATGCTGTCTGCTTCATTTCAGAAAAGTTTCTTTAGAAACCGTTCTACACAAGCCCTCTTGAGTGGTGGTAAAATCCATACAATTTCAAACAGTTCAGTATTTGAACCATTTCTATTTCATCCTTTTAGTTTTTAATCAGGAAAGGCTTCAAGGTCACTTAGAATCCATTTCCTTGTATTTACAATCTAAAAAGACATGATATTAATGAAACATAATGGGCTCTGAGAAGGGAAATAGAACTGTATTTGAATCAAAATTACAGGTTTTCTGATCCCAGTTGCTTTCAAAACAATTCAAATTGCTGGTTTTCTAGCTGAGCTGAGAAAAGATCCAGCTTACTTTctcttctgcttgggtggggggttggactagatgacctatatggCCCcttctgtcagaatattcatgactgggaagacatggtaacaaggtcagccaattaataggcatagcaactaagtcagccgattgggagctgagacagattgGAGCtagggcgtgtcttagtctgcagcttctgagtctgtaaaaagaaactgaaaccagtgtgtgtGATCTTATCTGCTGATCTAAGTTGAAATGAAACTGAATCTGCTGTTGGTGTTGTAAACTTACTTtatgtattattgtgtatataaagaagttaatgaatccagatGAATCAGTTATCTacgtgtgcttctggatttgatttttgcaagaaactctgacaccttccaactctgttattggttaatcttcccttcccactcttcgGCTTGGACAACAGGGAAGAGACAAACCAGTGACTATCCCAAGAGTTTGTGTCTCTTAATACAAAATTGCCTGTATTTATGAAGAATTTTAAATTGCACTAGTGAGCCTTACTGAAGACTACACAAATAGATTTAGAAACAagttttgatttaaatcaatattTGTCTGGCTTTTACATCTAattgaattaaatatttttcctcatttttcatTAAGACTGTTCAGTTTGAATTAACCATAGTTCTCAATTAAGTGCCAAAATTCAATAAGCTCATTACAATTTGTGAAAAAATGGGTGGTATATATTTTGCCTTAGAATATTTTTAACAGTATCTTGGAAGGATGCAATAATGCACCAATCAGAGAGTACAAAAAATGCTTATACATCTACTGTATATTTTCCTGCAACCGACATTGTTCATAATAATGTTTCTAGCTTATTGATGACAGAGAAGCTCGGAAATATTGTGCCAGATGATCGTCAAATAGCAGTAGTAATTCCGCTACGATTACCTGGGTTTCTGTGTATTGATACTACAGTAGTATAACTTCTTTATGTATCTTATTAAGCAattggtaatttttaaaaaatgatatttctTAATATATACAGTGTGTGCTTGCATGGGCTTTTATAACTAATCTTATTCTTGGTATCTGTTCTTAAGTATAGGTATATCTAAGAATATGATTGGCTTTAAAATTCATGCATAAAATATTACtataatgcacacacacacacacacacacacacacacacacacacacggtgcaCCAAAAAACTGACCCCATAGAAAGTTCATTATGtaaattacattaaatatttGAATTCATTGCTGGTTATTTAAATACTTCCTGACTTGTTTGATGCATTATCTTTGAACATTCCTAAGAGAAataactattttttcttttaaaaaaattaataaaaaataatatagtggCCTATGGAGCCTGGTTTTTGGTACGTGTGTATACTTACATATGTACATTTaaatgtgtctctgtgtgtgaaaCTCAACTAAAACATATCAACATTCTAAACTTTGCATTCATTTTAATAATCATTTTTCCTCTTTAAGAGCAAAAAGAGTTCTAAGTAGGATTTATTTGTTTGGCAATTCCATGTTCACCACCAACAAAATATGAAATAGCAGATTCCTTCCTCAAAAAATGTGTTGTCTTCTTTAACAATAGCAAATTACAGTTTCTATTTCCTGTTTCTCAGGAAGCTGAAAGATGTGGTATTCATCGGACTGTTCATGCCGGAGAGGTTGGAACATCCCAAGTCATCAAAGAGGTAGGAAATTGTTCCATAGAAATTGGGTGTCATCTGGAAAGCTGCCAGGGAAAACTAATGTAGAAAATGGTAAAATCCTGTGAGGGGACtgcttaacaaaaaaaaatatttccaatttaTTTCAGAAGAGGTAAAAGATAAGAAGTAATTTAAATACTCCTTTTGTTATAGCATCAGTAATTAGGATAGTTTTGTAAACTGTCTTATCCTCCAATAAATTCCATCTTTTTCCCAAATTGTTTCTTAATCATTAATTAAGTAGTACCTCTtcatttccattcattattctacTTACTAATAAAATTctgctttaatttcttttttaaatcaaataataTATTCTGATTTTCTAGGATCAGACTGCAAATAATGTTGCCATCATTTTCTGTTATACAAAGGTGTCCCTTACAGAACACTGtagctcaattattttctgtctaaATATGAATTAGAAAAATCCAGCTATACGAGACAAAGCAAATCATAAATGCCCAAATCCTACTGGCACAGACAAACGGAGAGCTCCATTACTTACAATGTTGGACCTTTTCTTAAAATCAGTTAATGGTTTCCCTCAGTTTTAAACTACTCAAGCTTTGCTGTGCTTTCTCTTAAGTTTATACGAAAGAGGTTGAAGTTACAGTCTGGAGTAGAAACTTTATCATTTGTGAATTATGCATAAGAGAAGTTCAGGTGTagtcagaaaaaaatgaatatggaAATAATATTAGaagaaagtaatatgtaaatttaAGTCATGCTCATTTATTCCTAAACTGTACTCTTGAATTACTATAATTTTGTGCTAGATATTCATTAAACACCATCTAATTTTGTTGTTTAGGGATTATGTGTCAATTGTGTAAGTAGCCTAATCTGCGAATAGTcatttcttcctattttctcccttTATATCACTATAGGCAGTCAACGCTCTTAAGGCAGAACGAATTGGCCATGGCTACCACGTCTTTGAGGATGAACAGCTTTACAAACAGTTGTTGAAACAAAATATACATTTTGAGGTAATAGAATATCTTCTGCAAATCTCTGTATGTACTTCCTtaacaacttttaaaaacaaagaaaagtataattgtTTTATACTGAATCAGAACACTAATCAATCTGCTTTTCTCTGCTTTTTTCTGCCTTCCTTAGAAATGCTGAAGTTTGAATGAGGAACTTTTGAAATAAAATCTTGTGGTTTTACCC comes from the Ahaetulla prasina isolate Xishuangbanna chromosome 3, ASM2864084v1, whole genome shotgun sequence genome and includes:
- the ADA gene encoding adenosine deaminase isoform X3; amino-acid sequence: MERAPPVFDKPKVELHVHLDGAIKPETILHFGKGDREAIRKIAYEFVEMKAKEGVIYVEVRYCPHLLANCGVDPIPWDQKKGDVTPDDVVRSVNQGLKEGEKDFNIKVKSILCCMRNQPCWSPEIVELCKKYWNDTVVAIDLAGDESVIAACSDHRKAYEEAERCGIHRTVHAGEVGTSQVIKEAVNALKAERIGHGYHVFEDEQLYKQLLKQNIHFELCPWSSHLTGACKTSFEEHPVIRFMKDGANYSLNSDDPLIFRSTIDTDYRIARDHMKFTEEEFKKLNINAAMSCFLEEQDKKELVYKLHDAYGMVKSQEF
- the ADA gene encoding adenosine deaminase isoform X2: MKGHSSSVAKMLSLSIRRKRGIRLPADTVDGLLKQISYDKPESLTSFLQKFHLYMPAIAGDREAIRKIAYEFVEMKAKEGVIYVEVRYCPHLLANCGVDPIPWDQKKGDVTPDDVVRSVNQGLKEGEKDFNIKVKSILCCMRNQPCWSPEIVELCKKYWNDTVVAIDLAGDESVIAACSDHRKAYEEAERCGIHRTVHAGEVGTSQVIKEAVNALKAERIGHGYHVFEDEQLYKQLLKQNIHFELCPWSSHLTGACKTSFEEHPVIRFMKDGANYSLNSDDPLIFRSTIDTDYRIARDHMKFTEEEFKKLNINAAMSCFLEEQDKKELVYKLHDAYGMVKSQEF
- the ADA gene encoding adenosine deaminase isoform X1, yielding MERAPPVFDKPKVELHVHLDGAIKPETILHFGKKRGIRLPADTVDGLLKQISYDKPESLTSFLQKFHLYMPAIAGDREAIRKIAYEFVEMKAKEGVIYVEVRYCPHLLANCGVDPIPWDQKKGDVTPDDVVRSVNQGLKEGEKDFNIKVKSILCCMRNQPCWSPEIVELCKKYWNDTVVAIDLAGDESVIAACSDHRKAYEEAERCGIHRTVHAGEVGTSQVIKEAVNALKAERIGHGYHVFEDEQLYKQLLKQNIHFELCPWSSHLTGACKTSFEEHPVIRFMKDGANYSLNSDDPLIFRSTIDTDYRIARDHMKFTEEEFKKLNINAAMSCFLEEQDKKELVYKLHDAYGMVKSQEF